GCAAGACCGAGGGCGGCGCCGTCTGGCTCGATCCGGCCAAGACCTCGCCCTACCAGTTCTATCAGTTCTGGGTCAACAGCGAAGACGCCACGATCGCCAAGACGCTGCGCTATTTCACGTTCCTGCCGCTCGACGAGATCGACGCGCTGGTCGCGCGCCACATGCAGTCGCCCGAGAAACGCGAAGCGCAGCGCGTGCTGGCCTACGAGATCACCAGGCTCGTCCACGGCGAAAACGTGGCGACCAACGTCCGGCACGCCAGCGAGATCCTCTTCGGCGGCGCTTACACGCCCGAAGATCTGACGGAAGAAATGCTCCACACGCTGGCGGCCGAGACGCCCTGCGGCAAAGTCGCCTCGCTGCCCATGCCGCTCGCCGACGCGCTCGCCGAGGTGGGCGCGTGCAAGAGCAAAGGCGAAGCCAAGCGCCTGATCGCCGGCGGCGGCGTGTCCGTCAACGGCGTCCGCGCCGACGACGGCGCGCAGCTCGAGGAGAAGGACGTGCTCTGCGGCTACTCCTCGCTGATCCGCCTCGGCAAAAAGAAATATTTTATGATCGGCCGCAAATAAGATGAGCTTCGCCGTTTCGGCCGTCGAATTCCTGCGCAAAACGCTCGCCTACCCCGACTGGCGCGGACGCGCGCTCTACGGCTTGTGCCGCGGCGTTTTCGCTCTCGTGCCCATCCGCCGGCGGCTGATGCTCGACGCGCTCAAAACCTCTTTTCCCGAAAAGGACGAAGCGTGGCGCAAAAAAACGCTGCGCGGCGTGTACCGCCACTTCTCCTGGATGATCGTGGAATTCCTCGCCTGCCAGAACGATCCCTCTCTCGTCAGCAAGATGGTCGTCGAGGTGGAAGGGCGCGAATGCGCCGACGCGCAGAAAGCCTCCGGCGCCGGCTGCTTTATGCTCACCGGCCATTTCGGCAACTGGGAGATCCTCGGCGGCTGGCTGCCGCAGAACGGTTATCCCGTCCAGCCCGCCGCGCGCGACGCCGACAATCCCGAATTCGCGGCGCTGATCGAGCGCTACCGCGCCAACCTCGGCGAAACCACGCTGCGCAAGGGCGCCATGAACGTGCGCCACATGATCCGGCAGGCGCAGGCCGGTACATGGGTCGCCCTGCTCGCCGATCAGGACGCCGGGGACCGCGCCGTGCCCGTGACGTTTTTGAACCGCCGCACCACCATGGTCGAAGGCCCCGCCGCGCTGGCGCTGACGGCCAAACTGCCGCTGCTCACTGTTTACTCGCTGCGCCTGGCTCCGTTCAAATACCGCGTCGTCTTCCTGCCCGACCTCGTCGGGGATCCGCAGGAACGCAGCCGCGAGAACGTCGCCGCGCTGACGCAAAAAGCCAACGCCGTGCTCGAAGAGATGGTGCGCCTCGCCCCGAGCAGTGGTTCTGGTTCCACCGCCGCTGGAAGACCGACCCCGACCATCCCGGCGTGAAAATGCAGTAATCCTGCGGCGAAACTTTACGACAAAAAAATAAAACAGGGCGGCTGAGCGAGAGTTTTCGTTCAGCCGCCCTGTTTGTTTTTCTTGTTCGATCCAGCCGCGCTATTTCACCTTCCAGCGGTTTTCGAGCAGCTGCAGCGCGCCCGAGGTGACGCTGGTCAGCACCAGATAGACCACGGCCACGAAGATGAACGTCTCGAACGAGGCGTAGGTGACGCTGCGCACCTGCTGGCCGACCATGGTCAGGTCGCTGATAGCGAGCACGGAGAGCAGCGACGATTCCTTGATCAGCGTCACGAACTCGTTGCCGATGGCCGGCAGCATGTGGCGGATCGCCTGCGGCAGGATGATGCTCTTCATCGTCTGCCAGTAGGACAGCCCCAGCATCTTGGCCGCTTCCCACTGCCCCTTCGACACGCCTTCGATGCCGCCGCGCACGATCTCGCCCACGTAACCGGACGAGTTGATGCCGATGCCGAGGATGCCAGCCGTGGCCGCGTCGAGGTTCACGCCCAGCGCCGGCAGGCCGAAGTAGATCAGAAACAGCTGGATCATCAGCGGCGTGCCGCGCAGCACGTAAATGTACGCCGCCATCAGGTAGCGCAGCGGCTTGAACGGCATGACGCGGAACGAGCCGATGAAGATGCCCAGCGCCGAACCGAACAGCACGCCGAGGAACGAGGCCTGAATGGTCACGCACACGCCCTTCCAGAACATGTGCAGATACGGGATCAGCACGGAAAAGTCCAGTTCCATTTACTCCGCCTCCTCTGCCACGGCCGCGCCGTAATGGGAAAGCACGCGCTGCAGGAACGCGCGCGTGCGCTCCTTCTGCGGGCGCACGAAGATGTCGTCCGGCGCGCCCTGCTCGACGATGTGCCCGTCGGCCATGAAGATGACGCGGTCCGACACTTCCTTGGCGAAGAGCATCTCGTGCGTGATGATCATCATCGTCATGCCGCTTCTGGCCAGGTCGGCGATGACGTTGAGCACGTCGCCGACCAGCTCGGGATCGAGCGCCGAAGTCGGCTCGTCGAAGAGCATCACCTTCGGATCCATAGCCAGCGCTCGGGCGATGGCCACGCGCTGCTGCTGGCCGCCGGAAAGCTGCGCCGGGAACGCTTCGATCTTATCGCCGAGACCGACGCGTTCCAGAAGCTCCCGGGCGGTCTTTTCCGCCTCGGCGCGGGATTTGCCGCGCACTTTCATCGGCGCGATCGCCACGTTCTCCAACACGCTCAGGTGCGGGAACAGGTTGAACTGCTGAAAGATCATGCCCAGCAGCTCCGACTCCCTGGCGTTGGACATCTTCTCGCCGTCCATGCGGTGGCCGTAAACGTAGATCTCGCCGGAATCGATCCTCTCCAGACGGGCGATACAGCGCGCCAAAGTGCTCTTGCCCGAGCCGCTGGGCCCGATGACCGTGATCACTTCGCCCTCGTCGACGTTCAGCGAGACGCCTTTCAGCACGTCGAGAGCGCCGAACGATTTGTGCAGGTCCTTTACTTCTATCGCGTGAGTCACATTCGCTCACCTCCATTGAAATGCGTTCATTATAAATCAACTATCAGTTTATTGCCAGATGAAAATTGCAATTTTGTTTATTTGTTTTCACAAGAGAGGGATCGCCGCTCGAAGCGCCGCACAAAAAAACAGGCTGGCGCGTCGGCCAACCTGTCTTATAATATTTTTCTACAATCCCATGACGCGAGGGAGATAGGTCGTAAAGACCGGAAACGTCACGATGATCAGCTGCACAGCCAGCGCCACGAGCACGAACGGCCAGATCCGGCGGAACATCTCGCCCAGCGGCACCTTGCCCACCGCGGCGACGATGTAGTTGCAGGCCCCTACCGGCGGCGTGATCAGAGCGATCGTCACGTTCAGCGTCATCACCACGCCGAAGTGGAAAGGGTCGATGCCGGCCTTGGCCGCCAACGGCGCGAATACCGGCGTCAGCAGCGTCATCACCGAGATCTCCTCCATGAACATGCCGATCACGAAGACGATCAGGCTGAGCACGACCATCAGCAGCCAGGGATGCCCCAGCAGCCCGGCTTCGACGACGAACTGGCTGAACGCCTGCGTGACGCGCTCCCACTTGAGATACCAGCCGACGACCGAGGCCGCGCCCATGATCAGAAAGATCGCGCTGGTCAGGCGCACCGTCTCGCCGACCGCCTCGGCGAAACCGCGCAGCGTCAGCCGCCGCGTCACCGCCACGCCGGCGAAAACGCAGTAGCCCGCCGCCAAAGCGCCCGACTCCGTCGGCGTGACGATCCCCGACATGATGCCGCACATGATGATGCACGGCGCCAGCAGAGCCAGAAACGAGCGGAACAGGATCCGCCACTTCTGCGCGTATACGCCCGCCAGGTCGGTCTTGGGCACGTCGTATTTGCGCGCGTAGTACCAGTTCATGGCCATGTAAGCCAGACCGAGCGCGATCCCCGGCGCCACGCCGGCGGCGAAGAGCCTGCCGATGGACGTGTTGGTCATCGACGCGTAGATGATCATGAAAATGCTGGGAGGAATAATCGGCCCGATCAGCGAGCTGCCCGCCGTGATCCCCGCCGCGTACGACGCGGGAAAGCCTTCCTTCACCATGGCGGGGATCAGGATCGAACCCAGCGCCGAGGCGTCGGCCGCGGCGCTGCCGTTGACGCCGGCGAAGATCACGCTGCCGACCACGTTGACGTAACCCAGCCCGCCGCGCACCGAACCGACCGCCAGACGGCTGAAGTCGATGAGGCGGTCGGTGAGTCCGGAGCGGTTCATCAGCGTGCCCGTGAGGATAAAAAAGGGAATCGCCATCAGCGAGAAGGAATCCATGCCGCCGAAAAACTGCTGCGGGACGACGCGCAGCAGCGTCAGGTCGCCCGCGCCGAGGAT
This sequence is a window from Pyramidobacter sp. YE332. Protein-coding genes within it:
- a CDS encoding amino acid ABC transporter permease, encoding MELDFSVLIPYLHMFWKGVCVTIQASFLGVLFGSALGIFIGSFRVMPFKPLRYLMAAYIYVLRGTPLMIQLFLIYFGLPALGVNLDAATAGILGIGINSSGYVGEIVRGGIEGVSKGQWEAAKMLGLSYWQTMKSIILPQAIRHMLPAIGNEFVTLIKESSLLSVLAISDLTMVGQQVRSVTYASFETFIFVAVVYLVLTSVTSGALQLLENRWKVK
- a CDS encoding TRAP transporter large permease, with amino-acid sequence MSGFLLLAAFFALMLLGVPLYASLTMAGLLGILGAGDLTLLRVVPQQFFGGMDSFSLMAIPFFILTGTLMNRSGLTDRLIDFSRLAVGSVRGGLGYVNVVGSVIFAGVNGSAAADASALGSILIPAMVKEGFPASYAAGITAGSSLIGPIIPPSIFMIIYASMTNTSIGRLFAAGVAPGIALGLAYMAMNWYYARKYDVPKTDLAGVYAQKWRILFRSFLALLAPCIIMCGIMSGIVTPTESGALAAGYCVFAGVAVTRRLTLRGFAEAVGETVRLTSAIFLIMGAASVVGWYLKWERVTQAFSQFVVEAGLLGHPWLLMVVLSLIVFVIGMFMEEISVMTLLTPVFAPLAAKAGIDPFHFGVVMTLNVTIALITPPVGACNYIVAAVGKVPLGEMFRRIWPFVLVALAVQLIIVTFPVFTTYLPRVMGL
- a CDS encoding amino acid ABC transporter ATP-binding protein; amino-acid sequence: MTHAIEVKDLHKSFGALDVLKGVSLNVDEGEVITVIGPSGSGKSTLARCIARLERIDSGEIYVYGHRMDGEKMSNARESELLGMIFQQFNLFPHLSVLENVAIAPMKVRGKSRAEAEKTARELLERVGLGDKIEAFPAQLSGGQQQRVAIARALAMDPKVMLFDEPTSALDPELVGDVLNVIADLARSGMTMMIITHEMLFAKEVSDRVIFMADGHIVEQGAPDDIFVRPQKERTRAFLQRVLSHYGAAVAEEAE